Proteins encoded in a region of the Zea mays cultivar B73 chromosome 4, Zm-B73-REFERENCE-NAM-5.0, whole genome shotgun sequence genome:
- the LOC100272864 gene encoding uncharacterized isoform X1, with translation MVVEMDGGVGVAAAGGGGAQTPAPPPPRRWRLADERCDLRAMETDYVRRFHRHEPRDHQCSSAVAKHIKAPVHLVWSLVRRFDQPQLFKPFVSRCEMKGNIEIGSVREVNVKSGLPATRSTERLELLDDDERILSVRFVGGDHRLQNYSSILTVHPEVIDGRPGTLVIESFVVDVPDGNTKDETCYFVEALLKCNLRSLAEVSEGQVIMDQTEPLDR, from the exons atGGTGGTGGAGATGGACGGAGGCGTGGGAgtagcagcagcaggaggaggaggagcgcagacgccggcgccgccgccgccgcggcggtGGCGCTTGGCGGACGAGCGGTGCGACCTGCGCGCCATGGAGACGGACTACGTGCGGCGGTTCCACCGGCACGAGCCCCGCGACCACCAGTGCTCCTCCGCCGTCGCCAAGCACATCAAGGCGCCTGTCCACCTT GTCTGGTCCCTGGTGAGGCGGTTCGACCAGCCACAGCTCTTCAAGCCCTTCGTGAGCCGGTGTGAGATGAAGGGGAACATCGAGATCGGTAGcgtcagggaggtcaacgtcaagtCCGGGCTGCCGGCCACAAGAAGCACGGAGAGGCTCGAGCTGTTAGACGACGACGAGCGCATTCTCAGCGTCAGGTTCGTTGGAGGCGATCACAGGCTGCAG AACTACTCCTCCATCCTCACCGTCCACCCGGAGGTCATCGACGGCCGGCCAGGGACGCTCGTcatcgagtccttcgtcgtcgacgTCCCCGACGGCAACACCAAGGACGAGACCTGCTACTTCGTGGAGGCGCTGCTCAAGTGCAACCTCCGGTCACTCGCGGAGGTGTCCGAGGGCCAGGTCATCATGGACCAGACGGAGCCCCTTGACCGGTGA
- the LOC100272864 gene encoding uncharacterized LOC100272864 → MVVEMDGGVGVAAAGGGGAQTPAPPPPRRWRLADERCDLRAMETDYVRRFHRHEPRDHQCSSAVAKHIKAPVHLVWSLVRRFDQPQLFKPFVSRCEMKGNIEIGSVREVNVKSGLPATRSTERLELLDDDERILSVRFVGGDHRLQVCSVLHLSIFCAAHARYFAHHLKCVLEFLCQMHLDVLPCDDAILE, encoded by the exons atGGTGGTGGAGATGGACGGAGGCGTGGGAgtagcagcagcaggaggaggaggagcgcagacgccggcgccgccgccgccgcggcggtGGCGCTTGGCGGACGAGCGGTGCGACCTGCGCGCCATGGAGACGGACTACGTGCGGCGGTTCCACCGGCACGAGCCCCGCGACCACCAGTGCTCCTCCGCCGTCGCCAAGCACATCAAGGCGCCTGTCCACCTT GTCTGGTCCCTGGTGAGGCGGTTCGACCAGCCACAGCTCTTCAAGCCCTTCGTGAGCCGGTGTGAGATGAAGGGGAACATCGAGATCGGTAGcgtcagggaggtcaacgtcaagtCCGGGCTGCCGGCCACAAGAAGCACGGAGAGGCTCGAGCTGTTAGACGACGACGAGCGCATTCTCAGCGTCAGGTTCGTTGGAGGCGATCACAGGCTGCAGGTATGCTCTGTTCTTCATCTATCTATATTCTGTGCTGCCCATGCGAGATATTTTGCCCACCACCTCAAATGCGTCCTGGAGTTCCTCTGCCAGATGCATCTTGATGTGCTGCCCTGCGACGATGCCATCCTCGAGTGA